In the Trueperaceae bacterium genome, CGACCTCGGCCGCGCGCATCCCGATCTCCGCCGGCGGGTAGGCGTCGAGGAGCTCGAGTCCCAGCGACAGCCCCGGGCCGTCGTGGGCCGTCTGGGTGTCCTTGCCGTCCGACGCGATGGCCTGGGCGATCAGGCGCGTGCGGACGCGCCTGTCGTCCACCACGGCGCCGTCCGAGGTGGCGACGCTCACGTCCTGCTCCCACTCGAGGAGCCGCGCCTCCACCTGCTTGATCTCGGGTGCCAGGCGCGCGCCTGCGTCGAGCTCGCGGAGGCGTTCGAGGCGCCAGGCCTTGTCGCGCGCGTCGAACGGCACGCTGGGCGCGTGGATGTCCGGGCCGGCGTCCAGCCTACGCAGGTCGAGCCCGCCGCGGCCCTTCGCGTCGGGCGTTCCGGGCGCCCCAGGGGTGCCTGCACCGCCGCGCACGGCCACCAGGCTGCCGAGAAGCTCGCCCAGCGCCGCGTCGGTCAGGTCGTTCGTGTAGCCGTAGACGACGTCCGTGCCGAAGAACAGCCGGATGCCGGCGCCGTGCTCGAGGGCGCTCGTGGCGTCCTCGACCTGGCCGTCGATGGTCCGCAGGTGACGGCGGCGCCAACGCTCGACGTAGACCTCGACGTAGTCCGCGCCTGCGAGCCGCCCCTGCTGGATGAGGGAAGCGTACGTATCGTGGTTCAGCATCTTCCGATGGTACCGCGCCGACCGCGTGACCTACCCCCGCCGGAGGCGCCGGCCGGAGGTTCCAGGGTGGCACCCGTCGCCAGCGCCCGCCATGGGCGTCCGCCGCAGGCGACTCACTCTTGCCGCCGCGTGCAGTACATGTACGGCTCACCCTCGTACGCGTTCGTCCAGCACAACGACTCCCGCCAGACCCCGGAAGAGTCGCGCACCTCGAAGCGCGTCGCGAAGTGACCGGTAGGCTGCCCGCCGGTCGGGAAGAACGCCAACGTATCGCCCACCGCCGCCCAATCGCCCGTGCCCGCCCAGCTCGCGTAGCGGTCACGCCACTCGCCGGGCGTCACCTCCACCACGCCGCCCACCGCGGAGGCGTCGATGTAGTGTCCGTTGGCTCCGAACACGTAAAGGTTGCCGGCGCTGCCGTCGCTCGAGAACCACTCCCCGATCAGACTGGACTCCAGCGCGTGGTCGTAAGCCGGGGAGCCGAGATCGAGCGAGTAGAGGACGTTGGCGACGTCCACCCCGAACTCGCCGTCGTAGCTGACACAGCGCAAGGTGCTCATCGGCTCGACCGCTATGACAGGCACGGCCTGCGACCCGAACCGGACCACCAGGGACAAGACGTCGTAGACGGAGCCGTCCGCCTGGATGAGCCGCATGGTCAGGGCCCGGTAGTCCCAGCCGTTACCGCTGGCCCCGCGCGAGGCGCGCGACAACGGGTCCGGCCCCTCGAAGTCGTCCGTGAGCCGGTCACCCGGTTCCACGAGGAGGGCGCTGGCCGCTTCCAGGGCCTGCGCGTAGCGCGCTTCTTCGCCGGTGGCGACAGGCCGCGGGGCCTCGACCGCGATGATGCACGTCGCGCCGAACTTGTCGGGCGGCGACTCCATGACGGCGCCGCCCCCGTTCGCCCCTTCCTGCCACCCTGCCGGCACCTTGAACGTCAGGCTCCCGACCTGCTCGGTCGCGCCGCTCGGTTCCCACACGGGCGCGGCCGCCGCGAGGAGGGCGGCCGGTGTCTCGAAGGTGCGGGGCCCGCCGCCACCGCCGCCGGCGGGGCCGGAACCGCCGCACCCTATCGTCCACATCAGGAGACCCAACGCCAACAGGAACGATCTGCGGAACATCAGCACGACACCTCCCGTGTCCGGCCTCCCCCTCGGGCCAGCACCTGCACCACAAGCGTGGGAAGTTGAACGGCGCAGTGTAGCTCCGGCTCCCGACGCGCGCTGTGCAGGTGCACCGGCACGACGCGACGGCGCTCGCCTACGCTCGTCTGCACGCGCCGAGCGGCTGGCCGGCATGCATGGCGTCCGAAGCGTGCCGGCTGCGTGCTCGTGTAGCGGCTTCGCTCGTGTAGCGGCTTCGCATGGCGATCCGGACCGATGATTGGACGCGTGCCAGCAGCGTGCTCATGGAGCGGCTCCGGCCTCCAGCGCCTGGGTAGCATCTCCCATGACCGAGGAACAGCCAAGCGCGCGGCCGCCTGCCGTCACGCCGTCCGACGTCCACGCGCTCGCCGCCTTCCTTGCCCTCCACCGTAGCCTCGTCTTGACGGGCGCCGGGATCAGCACGGACTCCGGTATCCCCGACTACCGCGGCGTTAACCGCCGGGCGCCCGCGCCCAAGCCGATGACCTACCAGGAGTTCGTCCGCGGCGAGGAGGCGCGCCGGCGGTACTGGTCGCGCAGCGCGGTCGGCTGGGCGCACATGGCACAGCGCGCCCCGAACGCGGGCCACGCCGCGGTCGCTAGACTCGAGGACCTCGGCAGGCTCACAGGCGTCGTGACGCAGAACGTCGACGGCCTACACCGCAAGGCCGGCACCCGGGAACTCGTCGAGCTGCACGGTGACCTCGCGCTCGTCGTCTGCTTGAACTGCGGCGCGCGCGAGGAACGTGAGGGTTACCAGCAGCGCATGTTGACGGCCAACCCCGGGTTCGTGCCGGACGCGGTGCCGCTGCTGCCGGACGGCGACGCGGCGGTCGACCCCGAGGTCGCGCGCACGTTCGCGGTACCCGTCTGCGCGGTCTGCGGCGGCGTGATGAAGCCCGACGTCATCTTCTTCGGCGAGAACGTGCCGAGGCCGCGGCTGGAGCGGGCGTGGGATCGGCTCGCGGCGGCCGACGGATTGGTGGTCCTCGGCTCGTCGCTGGAGGTCTTCTCGGGCTACCGCTTCGTGCGCGCGGCGCATACGCAGGGCAAGGCGGTCGCCGTCGTCAACCACGGCCCGACCCGCGCCGACGGCGAGGTGGAGCTGCGCCTGGAGGCGCGCATCGCGGATGTGCTGCCCGCCGCGGTCGCCGAGCTGGAAAGTGCGTTGCCGACGTGAACGTTGCCGCCACATTAAGCTCAGATGTGTCCGGAGCGGCGAGACCTCATGTTGACTCGGGCAATATCGAGGCATGAGGCCCACCCAGCGAGTGGCCATGTTCGTCCTCATAGCGGTCGCCATCGTGGCCGTCTTGTACACGCGGCTGAGCGGCGGTGGCGAGCCGGCGTCGGGGGAGGGCGTGGCCACCGGTGCCGCGTCTCGACAAGGGCCGGCCGACACGCCGTCCGATCGGGTGGCGGAGGATGCCCAGGCCCAAGAGGTACCGTCCTCGGTCCGCGTCGGCTCGGCTCGCGACCAGCAGGTGGCCACGGTGCCGGACGACGGCTTCGCAGGTCTCCTCGAGGGTTCGAGGCCCGCTGACGCCCAGCCGGCCGGGACGGCGACGGGCGCTCGGGACGCGGCTCCGGCGGGAGATGCCCAGCAGCCAGGGTCGCCCGTGAACGGACAAGGCGCAGACCACGAGGAGGAGGGCGGCCAGGGGACCGAGGCGGCTACGGACGCCGCCGCGCCGCCGAACGCTCTGACCGTGGCGGGAGGAGTAGTTACCCTCACGTACCCGGCCGAGTTGGCGCTCGCCACGACCGGGCAGCCCCTGCCGATCGCCTCGACCATCCCCCCGTGTGACGACGGCTTCGACTACTGCTTCTACATGCCCGAAGGCGCCTTCGCCGGGACGAACTTCCGCGCCGCGGGCATGAGCGTGACGCTCCGCAAAGGTCTCACGAGCCGGTTGAGCTGCCTGCTCGCTCAGCCGGACGGTTACCAGGACCTGCAGCCCGGACTGGTCGTGCCTATGCGCGAAAGCGTCGGCCAAGACGTTGGCGGCTCCGCGGAGAGGGACTCGACCGCGGAGACCGGCGGCGGAGCGCCTGCCGGTCCCGCCACCTCCCGCTTCGGCGGTCTTGGCGAAGGCGCTGCCGGCACGTACTACAACGGTGAGGAGCGCCGCCTCTTCGTCGCTGGTGCTTGCTACGAGTTCACGACCCGCGTCGTGGAGTCGCAGTTCGGCAACTACCCGGAGGGCGCGGTGAAGGAGTACACGGCCGAGCAGCGCGGGGCGACGCTCGCCCGGTTCGACGAAGTGCTCGCGAACGCCACGGTTACGGTCGGTGACGAGGTCGAGCCCGTCGAGTGGCCGCGCGCGGGCACGTCCGACCTCGCCCCCTTCATCCGGCTCGACGAGCCGGCCGCGGGCGACCTCATGACGAGCCCGGTACGGCTCAGCGGCGAGGCCGTCGGGCCCTGGTACTTCGAGGGGTCGTTCCCCGTGAGCGTCGTGGCGCAAGACGGCACCGTGTTGGGCCAGGGCTTCGTTAGCGCCCAGGCGGAGTGGATGGTGGACGGCTTGGTCCCGTTCACGGGCGAGGTGGAGTTCGAGGCGCCGGCGGGCGGTTCGCGAGACCAAGCGAGCGCCGATGAGCAGGGCCGAGCCGCCTCCGCCTTGCCGGTGACCCTCGTGCTGGCGCGTGACAACCCCTCGGATCTGCCGGAGCACGACGCCGCGCTGCACGTGATGGTCGGCGTGGCGGTCGGGGCGGGTGAATGAGCGCTTAAGTACATACGCTCGTGGCGCGGTGTCTACGTGAGGAAGGTCGCTGCCAGGCTAGCCGACGACCTCGAGACCCGGGATATCGCTGAAGTCTGCCGTGTTGACCGTCCAGAGCTTGGCGTCCCTGGCGAGAGCGCAAGCAGCGATCGCCAGATCCGCTTCACGACCCCTTGGCCTCTTCACCGACGTGTATTGCGTAGCGGCTTATCTGAGCTTCCGGACAAGCCCTTACCTGACAGTCTGCCGCCGCCACGTCTACTCTCTCGCACCAGTTCGATCTCTCGGTCGATCTCGACCTGTGGTCGCGCGGCTATCGCCGGAACCAACTCGTCGAACACCTGCAGAAGGCGTCTTCTCTACGCTTCGCTCAGCTTGCCGACACGCTCTGCGTAATCCTGGATGGCTTCGCGGACGATCTCGCTCTTGGGCTTCCTCAAGGCTTCGGAGGTCCGCTGAAGCCGGTCAGCTGTGGCCTCATCCAGGCTGAAGGTCATCTTCACTGCCATATTATGGCCATAAGACAATAGGCACTGGCATCGCTTCGATCGGAGCCCAGCCGGCTCCATGTTGTCTGTCAGCCATGACAAGGCGGGTATCTTGAGTCCATGTCATAGGCAGGCGACGATAGCCAGCGACCGTAGCACCGCGTCCTTGGACCCCTCTCCGTTCACAGCGACAGATACGCCGCCCTCACCCCGGGATCCCCGAGCAGCTCCCGCCCGCTGCCCTCCTTGACGACCTCGCCGTTCTCCAGCACGTAGGCGCGGTCCGCGATGCTCAAGGACTGCTGCACGTTCTGCTCGACGAGCACGACGGTGACGCCCTCCGCGTTGATCTGCCTCAGGGCGCGGAAGACTGTCAGCGACAGCGCCGGCGAGAGGCCGAGCGA is a window encoding:
- a CDS encoding NAD-dependent protein deacetylase — its product is MTEEQPSARPPAVTPSDVHALAAFLALHRSLVLTGAGISTDSGIPDYRGVNRRAPAPKPMTYQEFVRGEEARRRYWSRSAVGWAHMAQRAPNAGHAAVARLEDLGRLTGVVTQNVDGLHRKAGTRELVELHGDLALVVCLNCGAREEREGYQQRMLTANPGFVPDAVPLLPDGDAAVDPEVARTFAVPVCAVCGGVMKPDVIFFGENVPRPRLERAWDRLAAADGLVVLGSSLEVFSGYRFVRAAHTQGKAVAVVNHGPTRADGEVELRLEARIADVLPAAVAELESALPT
- a CDS encoding ribbon-helix-helix domain-containing protein — its product is MTFSLDEATADRLQRTSEALRKPKSEIVREAIQDYAERVGKLSEA